The following proteins are encoded in a genomic region of Anaerolineales bacterium:
- a CDS encoding PadR family transcriptional regulator — MDKPYNYKKYIPLTESTYYILLALTEPLHGYGIMQKVDRLSEGSVEIGPGTLYGALQALEKEALIIKIGEEERRKIYALTEKGREILKQQVKRLSIMVRSGSVLE; from the coding sequence ATGGACAAACCCTACAACTATAAAAAATATATTCCCCTGACAGAAAGCACCTATTACATCCTGCTAGCGCTTACTGAACCCCTGCATGGTTACGGCATTATGCAAAAAGTAGACCGTCTCAGTGAGGGTAGCGTAGAAATCGGCCCTGGTACCCTTTATGGAGCGCTGCAGGCCTTGGAGAAGGAAGCCCTAATTATTAAGATTGGCGAAGAGGAACGTCGAAAGATCTACGCACTGACCGAAAAGGGACGCGAAATTTTGAAGCAACAGGTCAAGCGCCTATCAATCATGGTCCGCAGTGGATCCGTGTTGGAATAA